The following coding sequences lie in one Paracidovorax avenae genomic window:
- the rpsN gene encoding 30S ribosomal protein S14: MAKVALIQRELKREKLAAKYAAKYAELKAIAGDAKRSDEEREAARLGLQKLPRNANPTRQRNRCEITGRPRGTFRQFGLARAKIRELAFAGDIPGVTKASW, from the coding sequence ATGGCTAAAGTAGCTTTGATCCAGCGCGAACTGAAGCGCGAAAAACTGGCAGCCAAGTACGCCGCGAAGTATGCGGAACTGAAGGCCATCGCCGGCGACGCCAAGCGCAGCGACGAGGAGCGTGAAGCCGCCCGCCTCGGCCTGCAGAAGCTTCCCCGCAACGCGAACCCCACGCGCCAGCGCAACCGCTGCGAAATCACGGGTCGTCCCCGTGGCACGTTCCGCCAATTCGGTCTGGCCCGCGCCAAGATCCGTGAACTGGCTTTTGCCGGTGACATCCCGGGTGTCACCAAGGCCAGCTGGTAA
- the rplR gene encoding 50S ribosomal protein L18, translated as MLTKKEQRLRRSRQTRIRIAQQGVVRLTVNRTNLHIYASVISEDGSRVLASASTAEAEVRKELGGSGKGGNAAAAQMIGKRIAEKAKAAGIEKVAFDRAGFAYHGRVKALAEAAREAGLQF; from the coding sequence ATGTTGACCAAGAAAGAGCAGCGTCTTCGTCGTTCGCGCCAGACCCGCATCCGCATTGCACAGCAAGGCGTGGTCCGTCTGACGGTGAACCGCACGAACCTCCACATCTACGCCAGCGTCATCTCCGAAGACGGCAGCCGCGTGCTTGCCAGCGCATCCACGGCGGAAGCCGAAGTGCGCAAGGAACTGGGCGGTTCCGGCAAGGGCGGCAACGCCGCCGCGGCCCAGATGATCGGCAAGCGCATCGCTGAAAAGGCGAAGGCCGCCGGCATCGAGAAAGTCGCATTCGACCGCGCTGGATTCGCATATCACGGCCGCGTGAAGGCCCTCGCAGAAGCCGCGCGTGAAGCCGGCCTGCAGTTCTAA
- the rpsH gene encoding 30S ribosomal protein S8 — MSMSDPIADLLTRIRNAQMVSKATVSVPSSKVKIAIAQVLKDEGYIDGFEVKSEGNKSELEISLKYYAGRPVIERIERVSRPGLRVYKGRDSIPQVMNGLGVAIVTTPKGVMTDRKARATGVGGEVLCYVA; from the coding sequence ATGAGCATGAGTGATCCCATCGCCGACTTGCTGACCCGCATCCGCAATGCGCAAATGGTGTCCAAGGCCACCGTTTCCGTGCCTTCTTCCAAAGTGAAGATCGCCATCGCGCAGGTGCTGAAGGACGAGGGTTACATCGACGGCTTCGAAGTGAAGTCCGAAGGCAACAAGTCCGAACTCGAAATTTCCCTGAAGTACTACGCCGGCCGTCCGGTGATCGAGCGCATCGAGCGCGTGAGCCGTCCTGGCCTGCGCGTGTACAAGGGCCGCGACTCCATCCCCCAGGTCATGAACGGCCTGGGCGTTGCCATCGTCACCACGCCCAAGGGCGTGATGACGGATCGCAAGGCACGTGCCACCGGCGTCGGCGGCGAAGTGCTTTGCTACGTCGCTTAA
- the rplE gene encoding 50S ribosomal protein L5 yields MARLQQHYREKIVPELTKQFGYTSPMEVPRLTKITLNMGVSEAVSDKKVMDNAVADLTKIAGQKPVVTKAKKAIAGFKIREGQAIGCMVTLRGVQMYEFLDRFVTVALPRVRDFRGISGRAFDGRGNYNIGVKEQIIFPEIEYDKVDALRGLNISITTTAKSDEEAKALLAGFRFPFKN; encoded by the coding sequence ATGGCACGACTGCAACAACACTACCGCGAAAAGATCGTTCCCGAACTCACCAAGCAGTTCGGCTACACCTCGCCGATGGAAGTCCCCCGTCTCACGAAGATCACCCTGAACATGGGTGTGAGCGAAGCGGTGTCCGACAAGAAGGTCATGGACAACGCCGTGGCCGACCTGACGAAGATCGCCGGCCAGAAGCCCGTCGTGACGAAGGCCAAGAAGGCCATCGCCGGCTTCAAGATCCGCGAAGGCCAGGCCATCGGCTGCATGGTCACGCTGCGTGGCGTCCAGATGTACGAATTCCTGGATCGTTTCGTGACCGTGGCACTGCCCCGCGTCCGTGACTTCCGCGGCATCTCCGGCCGTGCCTTCGACGGCCGCGGCAACTACAACATCGGCGTCAAAGAGCAGATCATCTTCCCCGAAATCGAGTACGACAAGGTGGATGCCCTGCGCGGCCTGAACATCAGCATCACCACGACGGCCAAGTCGGACGAAGAGGCCAAGGCCCTTCTCGCCGGTTTCCGTTTCCCCTTCAAGAACTAA
- the rpsD gene encoding 30S ribosomal protein S4: MARYLGPKAKLSRREGTDLFLKSARRSIADKAKFDSKPGQHGRTSGARTSDFGLQLREKQKVKRMYGVLEKQFRRYFEAADRRKGNTGANLLSLLESRLDNVVYRMGFGSTRAEARQLVSHKAITVNGQSVNIASYLVKPGDIVAVREKSKKQARIVEALQLAQQVGIPAWVEVNADKVEGTFKKAPDRDEFGADINESLIVELYSR; this comes from the coding sequence GTGGCACGTTATCTCGGCCCCAAGGCCAAACTCTCCCGCCGTGAAGGCACCGACCTGTTCCTGAAGAGCGCACGCCGCTCGATCGCGGACAAGGCCAAGTTCGACTCCAAGCCCGGCCAGCACGGCCGCACCTCCGGCGCCCGCACCTCCGACTTCGGTCTGCAGCTGCGCGAGAAGCAGAAGGTCAAGCGCATGTACGGCGTGCTGGAAAAACAGTTCCGCCGCTACTTCGAAGCCGCTGACCGCCGCAAGGGCAACACCGGTGCCAACCTGCTGTCGCTGCTCGAGTCCCGCCTGGACAACGTGGTGTACCGCATGGGCTTCGGCTCCACCCGTGCCGAAGCACGCCAGCTGGTGTCGCACAAGGCCATCACGGTGAACGGCCAGTCCGTGAACATCGCTTCCTACCTCGTGAAGCCCGGCGACATCGTGGCCGTGCGCGAGAAGTCCAAGAAGCAGGCCCGCATCGTGGAAGCGCTGCAGCTGGCCCAGCAGGTGGGTATCCCCGCCTGGGTGGAAGTGAATGCCGACAAGGTCGAAGGTACCTTCAAGAAGGCTCCCGACCGCGACGAGTTCGGTGCAGACATCAACGAATCCCTGATCGTTGAGTTGTACTCGCGCTAA
- the rplF gene encoding 50S ribosomal protein L6, producing MSRVGKMPVAIPNGVDVSITEDQISVKGSGGTLSVAQNHLVKIANKEGKLSFEPVNDSREANAMSGTIRQLVNNMVVGVSKGFEKKLNLIGVGYKAQASGAKLNLAVGYSHPVNFDMPAGITVATPTPTEIVIKGADRQRVGQLAAEIRAVRPPEPYKGKGIRYSDEKVTIKETKKK from the coding sequence ATGTCCCGCGTAGGAAAAATGCCGGTGGCCATCCCCAACGGGGTCGATGTGTCCATCACGGAAGACCAGATCAGCGTGAAGGGCTCGGGCGGTACGCTGTCCGTGGCGCAGAACCACCTGGTCAAGATCGCCAACAAGGAAGGCAAGCTCAGCTTCGAGCCTGTCAACGATTCCCGCGAAGCCAATGCCATGAGCGGCACCATCCGCCAGCTCGTGAACAACATGGTGGTGGGTGTCAGCAAGGGCTTCGAGAAGAAGCTGAACCTGATCGGCGTGGGCTACAAGGCCCAGGCTTCGGGCGCCAAGCTGAACCTCGCCGTCGGCTATTCGCACCCCGTGAACTTCGACATGCCCGCCGGCATCACGGTGGCCACGCCGACCCCCACGGAAATCGTGATCAAGGGCGCTGACCGCCAACGCGTCGGCCAGCTGGCCGCCGAAATCCGTGCCGTTCGTCCTCCCGAGCCCTACAAGGGCAAGGGCATCCGTTATTCGGATGAAAAGGTCACGATCAAAGAGACCAAGAAGAAGTAA
- the rpsK gene encoding 30S ribosomal protein S11, whose amino-acid sequence MAKSPANNAAQRVRKKVRKNVSDGIAHVHASFNNTIITITDRQGNALSWASSGGQGFKGSRKSTPFAAQVASEVAGRAAIEQGIKNLDVEIKGPGPGRESSVRALGALGIRITSISDVTPVPHNGCRPQKRRRI is encoded by the coding sequence ATGGCAAAGTCTCCCGCCAATAACGCAGCGCAGCGTGTGCGCAAGAAGGTTCGCAAGAACGTTTCCGACGGCATCGCGCACGTGCACGCTTCGTTCAACAACACGATCATCACGATCACGGACCGCCAGGGCAATGCCCTGTCCTGGGCCTCTTCCGGTGGCCAGGGCTTCAAGGGTTCGCGCAAGTCGACGCCCTTCGCAGCCCAGGTGGCGTCCGAAGTGGCCGGCCGCGCCGCGATCGAGCAAGGCATCAAGAACCTCGACGTCGAGATCAAGGGCCCCGGCCCGGGTCGCGAATCGTCGGTGCGCGCACTGGGTGCCCTGGGCATCCGCATCACGTCCATCTCCGACGTGACGCCGGTTCCGCACAACGGCTGCCGTCCGCAAAAGCGCCGTCGCATCTGA
- the rpmD gene encoding 50S ribosomal protein L30, with the protein MTTQQTVKIQLVRSPIGTKESHRATVRGLGLRKLNSVSELKDSPEVRGMINKISYLVKVL; encoded by the coding sequence ATGACTACGCAACAAACCGTCAAGATTCAACTGGTGCGCAGCCCCATCGGCACCAAGGAATCGCACCGCGCCACCGTTCGCGGCCTGGGCCTGCGCAAGCTGAACAGCGTCAGCGAGCTCAAGGACAGCCCCGAAGTGCGCGGCATGATCAACAAGATCAGCTATCTGGTCAAGGTCCTCTGA
- the rplN gene encoding 50S ribosomal protein L14, with product MIQTESRLDVADNTGAKSVLCIKVLGGSKRRYASVGDIIKVSIKEAAPRGRVKKGEVYSAVVVRTAKGIRRGDGSLVKFDGNAAVLLNAKLEPIGTRIFGPVTRELRTERFMKIVSLAPEVL from the coding sequence ATGATCCAGACAGAATCTCGGTTAGACGTTGCCGACAATACCGGCGCGAAGTCCGTCCTGTGCATCAAGGTGCTGGGCGGTTCCAAGCGTCGCTATGCCAGCGTGGGCGACATCATCAAGGTGAGCATCAAGGAAGCCGCTCCGCGTGGCCGCGTCAAGAAGGGCGAGGTTTACAGCGCAGTGGTGGTCCGCACCGCCAAGGGCATCCGTCGCGGCGACGGTTCGCTCGTCAAATTCGACGGCAACGCAGCAGTGTTGCTGAATGCAAAGCTGGAGCCCATCGGCACCCGCATCTTCGGCCCCGTGACGCGTGAACTGCGTACCGAGCGCTTCATGAAGATCGTGTCCCTGGCTCCCGAAGTTCTCTGA
- a CDS encoding ABC transporter substrate-binding protein, whose translation MKMRLTALAFAATALVIGQAAWAGEAEAKKWIDSEFQPSTLSKDQQMAEMKWFIDAAKKLQAKGVKDISVVSETLTTHEYESKTLAKAFSEITGITVKHDLIQEGDVVEKLQTSMQSGKSIYDGWISDSDLIGTHYRYGKIMSLTDYMAKAGKEWTNPGIDIKDFIGTSFTTAPDGQMYQLPDQQFANLYWFRADLFERKDLKDKFKAKYGYELGVPQNWSAYEDIAEFFSNDVKQIDGKPIYGHMDYGKKDPSLGWRFTDAWLSMAGAADKGIPNGMPVDEWGIRVADDKCTPVGASVSRGGATNSPAAVYALTKYIDWMKKYAPKEAMGMTFGESGPVPAQGQIAQQIFWYTAFTADMVKPGLPVVNADGTPKWRMAPGPNGPYWKDGMQNGYQDVGSWTFFKDHDANRTAAAWLYAQFVTAKTTSLKKTLVGLTPIRESDIRSKAMTDAAPKLGGLVEFYRSPARVAWTPTGNNVPDYPKLAQLWWKNVAQAVTGEKTPQGAMDNLAEEMDQVMARLQRAGMAHCAPKLNPKGDPAKWLSDEHAPWKKLANEKPKGETIAYDRLLQAWKDGKVR comes from the coding sequence ATGAAGATGCGTTTGACCGCCCTGGCGTTCGCCGCCACGGCCCTGGTGATCGGGCAGGCCGCATGGGCCGGCGAGGCGGAGGCCAAGAAGTGGATCGACAGCGAATTCCAGCCTTCGACGCTCAGCAAGGACCAGCAGATGGCCGAGATGAAGTGGTTCATCGACGCCGCCAAGAAGCTGCAGGCCAAGGGCGTGAAGGACATCTCGGTCGTCTCCGAAACCCTCACCACGCATGAGTACGAATCCAAGACGCTGGCCAAGGCGTTCTCGGAGATCACCGGCATCACCGTCAAGCACGACCTGATCCAGGAAGGCGACGTGGTCGAGAAGCTGCAGACCTCCATGCAGTCCGGCAAGTCCATCTACGACGGCTGGATCTCCGATTCCGACCTGATCGGCACGCACTACCGCTACGGCAAGATCATGTCGCTCACCGACTACATGGCCAAGGCGGGCAAGGAGTGGACCAACCCCGGCATCGACATCAAGGACTTCATCGGCACCAGCTTCACCACGGCGCCGGACGGCCAGATGTACCAGCTGCCCGACCAGCAGTTCGCCAACCTGTACTGGTTCCGCGCCGACCTATTCGAGCGCAAGGACCTGAAGGACAAGTTCAAGGCCAAGTACGGCTATGAGCTGGGCGTGCCGCAGAACTGGAGCGCCTACGAGGACATCGCCGAGTTCTTCAGCAACGACGTCAAGCAGATCGACGGCAAGCCCATCTACGGCCACATGGACTACGGCAAGAAGGACCCGTCGCTGGGCTGGCGCTTCACCGATGCCTGGCTCTCCATGGCCGGTGCCGCCGACAAGGGCATCCCCAACGGCATGCCCGTTGATGAATGGGGCATCCGCGTGGCCGACGACAAGTGCACGCCGGTCGGCGCATCCGTCTCGCGCGGCGGTGCCACCAACTCGCCTGCCGCCGTCTATGCGCTGACCAAGTACATCGACTGGATGAAGAAGTACGCGCCCAAGGAAGCCATGGGCATGACCTTCGGCGAATCCGGCCCCGTGCCCGCGCAGGGCCAGATCGCCCAGCAGATCTTCTGGTACACCGCCTTCACCGCCGACATGGTCAAGCCCGGCCTGCCGGTCGTGAATGCCGACGGCACGCCGAAGTGGCGCATGGCCCCGGGCCCCAACGGCCCGTACTGGAAGGACGGCATGCAGAACGGCTACCAGGACGTGGGCAGCTGGACCTTCTTCAAGGACCACGACGCCAACCGCACGGCCGCCGCCTGGCTCTACGCCCAGTTCGTCACCGCCAAGACCACGTCGCTCAAGAAGACCCTGGTGGGCCTGACGCCGATCCGCGAGTCCGACATCCGCTCCAAGGCCATGACCGACGCGGCTCCGAAGCTCGGCGGCCTGGTGGAGTTCTACCGCAGCCCGGCCCGCGTCGCCTGGACCCCCACCGGCAACAACGTGCCCGACTACCCCAAGCTCGCGCAGCTCTGGTGGAAGAACGTGGCCCAGGCCGTCACGGGCGAGAAGACCCCGCAGGGCGCCATGGACAACCTCGCCGAGGAGATGGACCAGGTGATGGCCCGCCTGCAGCGCGCCGGCATGGCCCACTGCGCGCCCAAGCTCAACCCCAAGGGCGATCCCGCCAAGTGGCTGAGCGACGAGCATGCGCCCTGGAAGAAGCTGGCCAACGAAAAGCCGAAGGGTGAAACCATCGCCTACGACCGCCTGCTGCAGGCCTGGAAGGATGGCAAGGTGCGCTGA
- the rpsM gene encoding 30S ribosomal protein S13 — translation MARIAGINIPPHQHAEIGLTAIFGIGRTRARKICEACGIAYSKKIKDLTDGDLEKIRDQIAQFTIEGDLRRETTMNIKRLMDIGCYRGFRHRRGLPMRGQRTRTNARTRKGPRKGAAALKK, via the coding sequence ATGGCACGTATCGCTGGCATCAACATTCCGCCGCATCAGCATGCTGAAATCGGCCTGACGGCTATCTTCGGCATCGGACGCACGCGCGCTCGCAAGATCTGCGAAGCCTGCGGCATCGCCTACTCCAAGAAGATCAAGGATCTGACGGACGGCGATCTCGAAAAAATCCGCGACCAGATCGCCCAGTTCACCATCGAGGGTGATCTGCGCCGCGAAACCACGATGAACATCAAGCGCCTGATGGACATCGGCTGCTACCGTGGTTTCCGCCATCGCCGTGGTCTGCCGATGCGTGGTCAGCGCACCCGCACGAACGCCCGCACCCGCAAGGGTCCGCGCAAGGGTGCCGCAGCGCTCAAGAAATAA
- the rpmJ gene encoding 50S ribosomal protein L36, which translates to MRVSASVKKICRNCKIIRRKGVVRVICTDMRHKQRQG; encoded by the coding sequence ATGAGAGTTTCGGCTTCGGTCAAGAAAATCTGCCGCAACTGCAAGATCATCCGCCGCAAGGGTGTCGTGCGGGTCATCTGCACCGACATGCGCCACAAGCAGCGCCAAGGTTGA
- the rpsE gene encoding 30S ribosomal protein S5 translates to MAKFQPKVQTEGQDDGMREKMIAVNRVTKVVKGGRILGFAALTVVGDGDGRVGMGKGKSKEVPAAVQKAMEECRRNLVKVSLKNGSIHHSVKGHHGAASVELHPAPKGTGIIAGGPMRAVFEVVGITDIVAKSHGSSNPYNMVRATFDALVNSTTPAEVAAKRGKSVEDIFA, encoded by the coding sequence ATGGCTAAGTTTCAACCCAAAGTGCAGACCGAAGGACAAGACGACGGGATGCGCGAGAAGATGATCGCGGTCAACCGCGTGACCAAAGTCGTCAAGGGCGGCCGTATCCTCGGCTTCGCCGCACTGACGGTGGTCGGCGACGGTGACGGCCGCGTGGGCATGGGCAAGGGCAAGTCCAAGGAAGTGCCTGCTGCCGTGCAAAAGGCGATGGAAGAATGCCGTCGCAACCTGGTGAAGGTCTCGCTCAAGAACGGCTCCATCCACCATTCGGTGAAGGGCCATCACGGTGCCGCGTCGGTCGAGCTGCACCCGGCTCCCAAGGGTACCGGCATCATCGCCGGCGGCCCCATGCGCGCCGTGTTCGAAGTGGTGGGTATCACCGACATCGTGGCCAAGAGCCATGGTTCCTCGAACCCCTACAACATGGTCCGCGCCACGTTCGACGCACTGGTGAACTCCACGACCCCCGCGGAAGTGGCTGCCAAGCGCGGCAAGTCGGTCGAAGACATCTTCGCCTGA
- the rplX gene encoding 50S ribosomal protein L24, with amino-acid sequence MNKIRKGDEVIVLTGRDKGKRGTVSLRKDDSHLVIDGINLVKKHVKPNPMKGTTGGIVEKAMPIHQSNVAIFNAATGKADRVGIKVQADGSRVRVFKSSGAEIKAA; translated from the coding sequence ATGAACAAGATTCGCAAGGGCGACGAAGTGATCGTGCTCACCGGGCGCGACAAAGGCAAGCGCGGCACGGTGTCGCTGCGCAAGGATGACTCCCATCTGGTCATCGACGGCATCAACCTGGTCAAGAAGCACGTGAAGCCGAACCCCATGAAGGGTACGACCGGCGGCATCGTGGAAAAGGCCATGCCCATCCACCAGTCCAACGTGGCCATTTTCAACGCTGCCACGGGCAAGGCCGATCGCGTGGGCATCAAGGTGCAGGCGGATGGTTCGCGCGTTCGCGTGTTCAAGTCCAGCGGCGCTGAAATCAAGGCGGCCTAA
- a CDS encoding FAD-dependent oxidoreductase — protein MTSPNTPQPTVRAQLLARLAEPRQYDLAVIGGGATGLGVALDAAARGFSVVLVESHDFAKGTSSRATKLVHGGVRYLAQGNISLVREALHERTTLLGNAPHLAQPLPFVMPSYHLWETPFYGVGLKAYDLLAGRAGLGSTEFLGREGTLRLLPTVRREGLRGGVKYWDGQFDDARLALALARTAALRGALLVNYCPARELIHENGKVAGLLCEDVETGTRYTVRARCVVNATGVWVDGLLRQDAEALGRPAKPIVAPSQGVHIVVDREFLPSDHAMMVPKTADGRVLFAVPWLGKIILGTTDSPRQDLEREPLPFREEADFILSESARYLTRAPSVSDVRSIWVGLRPLVRPPDDEGGSTKGISREHTVLASPSGLVTVTGGKWTTYRAMAEDVLQKCFDAGLLAARAGGVTQRLPVVGAPQGAVRHGMDEAQGPHSYGSEAEFLDTVPGAQRWLAPGLSEAMVRFAARHEYARTVEDMLSRRSRMLFLDAARALAIAPDVARILQEELDRDPALAAFEALAAQYLSVPR, from the coding sequence ATGACTTCCCCGAACACGCCCCAGCCCACCGTGCGCGCCCAGCTCCTGGCGCGGCTTGCCGAACCCCGGCAGTACGACCTGGCGGTCATCGGGGGCGGTGCCACGGGGCTCGGCGTGGCGCTCGACGCTGCCGCGCGCGGCTTCAGCGTCGTGCTCGTGGAATCCCATGACTTCGCCAAGGGGACCTCGTCGCGCGCCACCAAGCTGGTGCATGGCGGCGTCCGGTACCTGGCCCAGGGCAACATCTCCCTGGTGCGCGAGGCGCTCCATGAGCGTACGACCCTGCTGGGCAATGCGCCGCACCTGGCCCAGCCCCTGCCGTTCGTCATGCCCTCCTACCACCTGTGGGAGACGCCGTTCTACGGAGTGGGTCTGAAGGCCTACGACCTGCTGGCGGGCCGCGCCGGCCTGGGCTCCACCGAATTCCTCGGCCGCGAAGGCACCCTGCGCCTGCTGCCCACCGTGCGGCGCGAAGGGCTGCGGGGCGGCGTGAAGTACTGGGACGGCCAGTTCGACGACGCCCGGCTGGCGCTGGCGCTGGCGCGCACGGCCGCGCTCCGCGGCGCGTTGCTGGTCAACTATTGCCCCGCCCGCGAGCTCATCCATGAAAACGGCAAGGTGGCGGGCCTGCTCTGCGAGGACGTGGAAACCGGCACCCGGTACACCGTGCGTGCGCGCTGCGTGGTCAACGCGACCGGCGTGTGGGTGGACGGGCTGCTGCGCCAGGACGCCGAGGCGCTCGGCCGTCCGGCCAAGCCCATCGTGGCCCCCAGCCAGGGCGTGCACATCGTCGTGGACCGCGAGTTTCTTCCCTCCGACCATGCCATGATGGTCCCCAAGACGGCCGACGGCCGCGTCCTCTTCGCCGTGCCCTGGCTGGGCAAGATCATCCTCGGGACCACCGACAGCCCCCGGCAGGACCTCGAACGGGAACCCCTGCCGTTCCGGGAAGAGGCCGACTTCATCCTGAGCGAGTCGGCCCGCTACCTCACCCGCGCGCCTTCCGTGTCGGACGTGCGCAGCATCTGGGTGGGCCTGCGCCCCCTGGTCCGGCCGCCGGACGACGAGGGAGGCAGCACCAAGGGCATCAGCCGGGAACACACCGTGCTGGCCAGCCCCAGCGGACTGGTCACCGTGACCGGCGGCAAATGGACCACCTACCGCGCCATGGCGGAGGATGTGTTGCAAAAATGCTTCGACGCCGGCCTCCTGGCAGCCCGCGCCGGCGGCGTCACCCAGCGCCTGCCGGTGGTGGGTGCGCCCCAGGGCGCCGTGCGGCACGGCATGGACGAGGCCCAGGGCCCGCACTCCTACGGCTCCGAGGCAGAGTTCCTCGATACCGTGCCCGGCGCCCAGCGTTGGCTGGCGCCGGGACTGTCGGAGGCCATGGTCCGCTTCGCCGCCCGTCACGAATACGCCCGCACGGTCGAGGACATGCTCTCGCGGCGCAGCCGGATGCTGTTCCTCGATGCCGCCCGCGCCCTCGCGATCGCCCCCGACGTGGCCCGCATCCTCCAGGAAGAGCTGGACAGGGACCCCGCGCTCGCCGCCTTCGAGGCCCTGGCGGCGCAGTACCTCTCCGTGCCACGCTAA
- the rplO gene encoding 50S ribosomal protein L15, with amino-acid sequence MELNSIKPAEGAKHAKRRVGRGIGSGLGKTAGRGHKGQKSRSGGYHKVGFEGGQMPLQRRLPKRGFKSHLLKFNAEVTLSTLEQLGLAEVDLAALKSAGVVGQLAKVVKVIKSGELTKAVKLNGIGATAGAKAAIEAAGGSLA; translated from the coding sequence ATGGAACTCAATAGCATCAAGCCCGCAGAAGGCGCGAAGCATGCCAAGCGCCGTGTGGGCCGCGGCATCGGCTCCGGCCTGGGCAAGACCGCAGGCCGCGGTCACAAGGGCCAGAAGTCGCGTTCGGGTGGCTACCACAAGGTGGGCTTCGAAGGCGGTCAGATGCCTCTGCAGCGCCGTCTGCCGAAGCGCGGCTTCAAGTCGCACCTGCTGAAGTTCAACGCCGAAGTGACCCTGAGCACGCTCGAGCAGCTCGGCCTGGCCGAAGTCGACCTCGCCGCGCTCAAGAGCGCCGGCGTGGTGGGCCAGCTCGCCAAGGTGGTGAAGGTCATCAAGAGCGGTGAACTGACCAAGGCCGTGAAGCTGAACGGCATCGGTGCCACGGCGGGTGCGAAGGCAGCCATCGAGGCAGCCGGCGGCAGCCTGGCCTGA
- the secY gene encoding preprotein translocase subunit SecY, with translation MATSAASIAKTGKFGDLRRRLVFLLLALIVYRIGAHIPVPGIDPAQLQQLFSGQHGGILNLFNMFSGGALSRFTVFALGIMPYISASIIMQLMTYVLPTFEQLKKEGEAGRRKITQYTRYGTLGLAIFQSLGIAVALESSAGLVLSPGFGFRLTAVVSLTAGTMFLMWLGEQITERGLGNGISILIFSGIAAGLPSSIGGLLELVRTGAMSILAAIFIVLLVAAVTYFVVFVERGQRKILVNYARRQVGNKVYGGQSSHLPLKLNMAGVIPPIFASSIILLPATIVNWFSAGESMRWLRDISGALTPGQPVYVMFYAAAIVFFCFFYTALVFNSRETADNLKKSGAFIPGIRPGEQTARYIDKILVRLTLAGAVYITFVCLLPEFLILKYNVPFYFGGTSLLIIVVVTMDFMAQVQNYMMSQQYESLLKKANFKATPGT, from the coding sequence GTGGCTACCAGCGCAGCGTCGATTGCAAAGACCGGTAAATTCGGCGACCTGCGTCGCCGGCTGGTTTTCCTGCTGCTGGCCCTGATCGTCTATCGCATCGGGGCGCACATCCCGGTGCCGGGCATCGATCCGGCCCAGCTGCAGCAGCTGTTCAGTGGCCAGCATGGCGGTATCCTGAACCTGTTCAACATGTTCTCGGGCGGGGCTCTGTCCCGCTTCACGGTGTTCGCACTGGGGATCATGCCGTACATCTCGGCATCGATCATCATGCAGCTGATGACCTATGTCCTTCCCACCTTCGAGCAATTGAAGAAGGAAGGCGAGGCCGGACGCCGCAAGATCACCCAGTACACGCGCTACGGAACACTCGGTCTGGCCATTTTCCAGTCGCTCGGCATCGCCGTGGCGCTGGAAAGTTCGGCCGGCCTCGTGCTGAGCCCGGGCTTCGGCTTCCGCCTCACCGCGGTGGTCAGCCTGACGGCAGGCACCATGTTCCTCATGTGGCTGGGCGAGCAGATCACCGAGCGTGGCCTGGGCAACGGTATCTCGATCCTGATCTTCTCCGGTATCGCTGCCGGCCTGCCGAGCTCCATCGGCGGCCTGCTGGAACTGGTGCGCACGGGTGCGATGAGCATCCTGGCGGCGATCTTCATCGTGCTGCTGGTGGCAGCGGTGACCTACTTCGTGGTGTTCGTCGAACGCGGGCAGCGCAAGATCCTCGTGAACTATGCGCGCCGCCAGGTGGGCAACAAGGTCTACGGGGGCCAGTCGTCGCACCTGCCGCTGAAGCTGAACATGGCTGGCGTGATCCCGCCGATCTTCGCGTCGTCGATCATCCTGCTGCCTGCCACGATCGTGAACTGGTTCAGCGCGGGCGAATCGATGCGCTGGCTGCGTGACATCTCCGGTGCGCTGACCCCTGGCCAGCCCGTCTACGTGATGTTCTATGCCGCTGCGATCGTGTTCTTCTGCTTCTTCTACACGGCGCTGGTCTTCAACAGCCGTGAGACGGCGGACAACCTGAAGAAGAGCGGTGCCTTCATTCCCGGGATTCGTCCCGGCGAGCAGACGGCCCGCTACATCGACAAGATCCTGGTGCGGCTGACGCTGGCCGGCGCGGTGTACATCACCTTCGTCTGCCTGCTGCCGGAGTTCCTGATCTTGAAGTACAACGTGCCGTTCTATTTCGGCGGCACGTCCCTGCTGATCATCGTGGTCGTCACCATGGACTTCATGGCCCAGGTGCAGAACTACATGATGTCCCAGCAGTACGAGTCGCTGCTCAAGAAGGCGAACTTCAAAGCAACACCAGGCACCTGA